The proteins below are encoded in one region of Oncorhynchus masou masou isolate Uvic2021 chromosome 15, UVic_Omas_1.1, whole genome shotgun sequence:
- the LOC135556749 gene encoding leucine-rich repeat-containing protein 10B, producing the protein MGNSSRKEEEEKEKGKDKDAEKAKVMEEEKRRRRKKKMKEEMEDDELPLGVEEMLASGDPVLDLSYKKFRRLPGVVCGLRHLEKLYVCRNSLRTLPENIVQLKGLRILALDFNKMENVPLAICQLRNLTRLYLGSNRLMSLPPELRNLQSLRCLWMESNYFTRFPRQLYDLPHLRSLQMGDNRLRTLPPDLWRMEALRGLWLYGNRFTEFPRVLLRMVDLEILDLDKNKIEVFPNLSRLPALRLFSYDHNPVEGPPGVGEEVLLVGEGAQEELQDRVDRKAKKEQEARDAEEAALAGDGPVIQGILKTAKQNSASHPGHKHDEAMPLTEEERRKKEMEAELEKALNDYGAGLEYDLEGIEYEKEEFICEGEGYDGGELEYGRGDIDYEYDEGEELEEPGRQVGRY; encoded by the coding sequence ATGGGCAACTCCtccaggaaggaggaggaagagaaggagaaagggaaggataagGATGCGGAGAAGGCGAAAgtaatggaggaggagaagaggaggaggaggaagaagaagatgaaggaggagatggaagaCGACGAGCTGCCCCTAGGGGTGGAGGAGATGCTGGCGAGCGGAGATCCCGTCTTGGATCTGAGCTATAAGAAGTTCCGCAGGTTGCCCGGTGTGGTCTGTGGGCTACGTCACCTGGAGAAGCTGTATGTGTGTCGTAACAGCCTGCGGACCCTCCCGGAGAACATCGTCCAACTGAAGGGCCTCCGCATCCTGGCTCTAGACTTTAACAAGATGGAGAACGTCCCGTTGGCCATCTGTCAGCTCCGTAACCTGACACGTCTCTACCTGGGCTCTAACCGCCTGATGTCTCTCCCTCCAGAACTACGTAACCTTCAGAGTCTCCGCTGCCTCTGGATGGAGAGCAACTACTTCACACGCTTCCCTCGCCAGCTCTACGACTTACCCCACCTCAGGTCCCTCCAGATGGGGGACAACAGGCTGCGGACTCTGCCCCCGGACCTGTGGCGTATGGAGGCTCTGCGAGGGCTGTGGCTCTACGGAAACCGTTTCACAGAGTTCCCCCGTGTCTTACTCCGCATGGTGGATCTGGAGATTTTAGACCTGGACAAGAACAAGATCGAGGTGTTCCCTAATCTGAGCCGGCTCCCCGCCCTCCGCCTCTTCTCCTATGACCACAACCCAGTGGAGGGGCCTCCCGGCGTGGGGGAGGAGGTGCTGCTGGTGGGAGAGGGGGCCCAGGAGGAGCTGCAGGACCGAGTGGACAGGAAGGCTAAGAAGGAGCAGGAGGCGAGGGACGCGGAGGAGGCTGCGCTGGCCGGGGATGGGCCTGTGATCCAGGGCATTCTAAAGACGGCCAAACAGAACAGTGCGTCGCACCCAGGACACAAGCATGACGAGGCCATGCCCCTAaccgaggaggagaggaggaagaaggagatggAGGCGGAGTTAGAGAAGGCGTTGAACGACTACGGGGCGGGGCTTGAATACGACTTGGAGGGGATAGAATACGAGAAGGAGGAGTTTATATGTGAGGGGGAGGGGTATGATGGCGGGGAGTTGGAGTACGGACGAGGAGATATAGACTATGAGTATGATGAGGGGGAGGAGCTAGAGGAACCAGGAAGACAAGTGGGCCGGTATTGA